From the genome of Edaphobacter dinghuensis, one region includes:
- the glmM gene encoding phosphoglucosamine mutase, whose protein sequence is MKKLFGTDGIRGVAGQPPLDGPTVHAIGLALAHTLKATTPSPRVLLGMDTRESSDSIAAILTAGLTAGGATVESAGVITTPAVAFLTHTHRFATGIVISASHNPWQDNGIKLFGPDGFKLPDTTELAIEDEIFRHLETAAAPSNSIPQAPPVNEADRAEYIRFLLAAVPGLSLDGRRIVVDCANGAASSVAPQLFAGLGGEVVVTHASPDGFNINEFCGALHPDVVAAEVVTQKASMGITFDGDADRALFADENGRVVNGDAVLLLAARDLQLRGLLTNDTVVATTMSNMGLEAALKRSGIAMLRANVGDKYVLEQMLSTGAALGGEQSGHIIFNGRSTTGDGLLTALLVLDTVHRSGKTLSELVADLKVFPQVIVNVKVREKKPLENIAPVAEAIRAAEQELADSGRVVIRYSGTEALCRVMIEAESEPLMRHHANTIADAIRAELGV, encoded by the coding sequence ATGAAGAAGCTCTTTGGAACCGACGGCATCCGTGGCGTTGCCGGTCAGCCTCCCCTCGACGGCCCCACCGTCCACGCCATCGGCCTCGCTCTCGCGCACACGCTCAAAGCCACAACTCCCTCGCCCCGCGTCCTGCTCGGCATGGACACCCGCGAGTCCAGCGACTCCATCGCAGCCATCCTCACCGCCGGACTCACCGCCGGAGGAGCCACAGTCGAAAGCGCCGGCGTCATCACCACACCTGCCGTCGCTTTCCTCACCCACACCCATCGCTTCGCTACCGGCATCGTTATCTCGGCCTCGCACAATCCCTGGCAGGACAACGGCATCAAGCTCTTCGGCCCCGACGGCTTCAAGCTTCCCGACACCACCGAGCTTGCCATCGAAGACGAGATCTTCCGCCACCTCGAAACAGCCGCCGCACCCTCTAACTCCATCCCGCAAGCACCCCCCGTCAACGAAGCCGACCGCGCCGAATACATCCGCTTCCTCCTCGCCGCCGTTCCCGGCCTCTCGCTCGACGGCAGGCGCATCGTCGTCGACTGCGCCAACGGAGCCGCTTCTTCCGTCGCCCCCCAGCTCTTTGCCGGACTCGGCGGTGAAGTCGTAGTCACCCACGCCAGCCCCGACGGCTTCAACATCAACGAATTCTGCGGAGCCCTTCACCCCGACGTCGTAGCCGCCGAAGTCGTCACCCAGAAAGCCTCCATGGGCATCACCTTCGACGGCGACGCCGACCGCGCCCTCTTCGCCGACGAGAACGGCCGCGTCGTCAACGGCGACGCCGTCCTTCTGCTCGCCGCCCGCGACCTGCAGCTCCGCGGCCTGCTCACCAACGACACCGTCGTCGCCACCACCATGTCCAACATGGGCCTCGAAGCCGCGCTCAAGCGCAGCGGCATCGCCATGCTTCGCGCCAACGTCGGCGACAAGTACGTCCTCGAGCAGATGCTCTCCACCGGGGCCGCACTCGGCGGCGAACAGTCCGGCCACATCATCTTCAACGGCCGCAGCACCACGGGCGACGGCCTGCTCACCGCGCTCCTCGTGCTCGACACCGTCCATCGCAGCGGCAAGACCCTCAGCGAACTCGTCGCCGACCTCAAGGTCTTCCCCCAGGTCATCGTCAACGTCAAGGTCCGCGAGAAGAAGCCTCTCGAAAACATCGCCCCCGTAGCCGAAGCCATCCGCGCCGCCGAGCAGGAACTCGCCGACTCCGGCCGCGTCGTCATCCGCTACAGCGGCACCGAAGCTCTCTGCCGCGTCATGATCGAAGCCGAATCCGAACCGCTGATGCGCCACCACGCCAACACCATCGCCGACGCCATCCGCGCCGAGCTAGGCGTCTGA